Sequence from the Enhydrobacter sp. genome:
TCGGCCGGCGAATAGCCGCGCTCGGCAAGCACCGCCCGCGTATCGGCGCCGAAGGTCCGGGGCTTGCTGCGCGCGGCGGGCGGCGTGCGCGAGAGCTTCACCGGGTTGCCGACGTTGCGGTAGCCATCCTTCTCCCACACCATGTCGCGGTGCCGCGTGTGCGGATGCTCCATGACGTCCGGCACTTCCATGACGGCGCCCGACGGCACGCCGTTGCGCATCAGCTCGGTGGCGAAGCTTTCGCCATCGCGATCCTTGGTGAGCGCGCGCAACTCGGCCTCGAGCTCGAGCTTGTGGGCGACCCGGTCCTTGTTGGTTCTGAAGCGCGGATCGTCGGCCAGCTCCGCCTTGCCGAGCATCTGGCAGAGCTTGCGGAACTGACCGTCGTTGCCGGCGCCGACCACGATGTTGCGACCGCGAGTCGGGAAGTTGCAGTAGGGTGCCAGGCTGCCGTGGCTGTTGCCGTAGAGTTTGGGTTTCTGGCCGGCCATGAAATAGTTGGGCGCGTGCGGATGATGCAGCGCGACGGCGCTGTCGTAGAGCGTGGCGTCGACGAATTGGCCCTTGCCCGAGCGGTTGCGCTCGTACAGCGCCATCAGGATGCCGATGCAGGCGTTCATGCCGGTGGAGAGATCGACGACCGGCACGCCGACACGCACCGGTCCCGAATCGGGCGCGCCGTTGACCGAGACCAGCCCCGCCGAGGCCTGCACCATGGCGTCATAGCCGGGGAAGCCGCCCAGCGGCCCGTCGGCCCCGAATCCAGAGACGCGGGCATGGACCAGTCGCGGAAACTTCCGCGACAGCGCGTCGTAGCCCAGGCCCCACTTCTCCATGGTGCCGGTCTTGAAGTTCTCGATCAGCACGTCGGCCTCCTCGAGCAGCTTCAGCAGCACCTCGCGGCCCTTGGGCGTGGAGAGATCGAGCGCGATCTTGCGCTTGTTCCGGTTGATGCCGGCGAAGTAGGCCGAGATGCCCTCCTCGTCGAAGGGCGGGCCCCAGCCGCGCGTCTCGTCGCCCTGCGGCGGCTCGACCTTGATCACCTCGGCACCATGGTCGGCCAGCA
This genomic interval carries:
- a CDS encoding CoA transferase, with protein sequence MPGALEGLKVVDLSRVLGGPYCGQMLADHGAEVIKVEPPQGDETRGWGPPFDEEGISAYFAGINRNKRKIALDLSTPKGREVLLKLLEEADVLIENFKTGTMEKWGLGYDALSRKFPRLVHARVSGFGADGPLGGFPGYDAMVQASAGLVSVNGAPDSGPVRVGVPVVDLSTGMNACIGILMALYERNRSGKGQFVDATLYDSAVALHHPHAPNYFMAGQKPKLYGNSHGSLAPYCNFPTRGRNIVVGAGNDGQFRKLCQMLGKAELADDPRFRTNKDRVAHKLELEAELRALTKDRDGESFATELMRNGVPSGAVMEVPDVMEHPHTRHRDMVWEKDGYRNVGNPVKLSRTPPAARSKPRTFGADTRAVLAERGYSPAEIDALVADGIAFTAPRR